The following are encoded together in the Pseudodesulfovibrio indicus genome:
- a CDS encoding sulfotransferase domain-containing protein: protein MHYIKYQLRHVSELFKRKYEIVSYPKCGRTWVRFMLGNMFNEYFELGLDNDEMLELKKKVHWRNLRIPFIEMHHDGDAYKKHVDEIAFRTKRYTGKRVLFLMRDPRDVVVSQFHQLSKRQGLVDTDLSTFIRSEDGGLPCIVKFYNEWLRGIGVTREHMILRYEDLKGDTQGQLRRLRAFFGVDFIPDRILENAVEASSFARMQKLEKKGAFTNERMRPGDPDDPQTFKVRKGKVGGYKEECSGEDIAWIDDYIAGNLDRAAGYTR from the coding sequence ATGCACTACATCAAGTATCAGCTTCGCCACGTGAGCGAGCTCTTCAAGCGCAAGTACGAGATCGTCTCCTACCCCAAGTGCGGCCGCACCTGGGTCCGGTTCATGCTGGGCAACATGTTCAACGAATATTTCGAGCTCGGCCTGGACAACGACGAGATGCTGGAGCTGAAGAAGAAGGTCCATTGGCGGAACCTGCGCATCCCGTTCATCGAGATGCACCACGACGGCGACGCCTACAAGAAGCACGTGGATGAAATCGCCTTCCGCACCAAACGGTACACGGGCAAGCGGGTCCTCTTCCTGATGCGCGACCCGCGCGACGTGGTGGTCTCCCAGTTCCACCAGCTGTCCAAGCGCCAGGGGCTGGTGGACACCGACCTGTCGACCTTCATCCGCTCCGAGGACGGCGGCCTGCCGTGCATCGTCAAGTTCTACAACGAATGGCTCCGGGGCATCGGCGTGACCCGCGAGCACATGATCCTGCGCTACGAGGACCTGAAGGGCGATACCCAGGGCCAGCTCCGGCGGCTGCGCGCCTTCTTCGGGGTGGACTTCATCCCGGACCGGATTCTGGAGAACGCCGTGGAGGCGTCGAGCTTCGCGCGCATGCAGAAGCTGGAGAAGAAGGGCGCGTTCACCAACGAGCGCATGCGCCCCGGCGACCCGGACGATCCCCAGACCTTCAAGGTCCGCAAGGGCAAGGTGGGCGGCTACAAGGAGGAGTGCTCCGGGGAGGACATCGCCTGGATCGACGACTACATTGCCGGGAACCTGGACCGGGCCGCGGGCTACACCCGCTAG
- a CDS encoding CBS domain-containing protein, whose amino-acid sequence MMLRKRAWDMMRDEFPTVRDDASLAETIRVMREAMVDAPDSQVVVVKTKGGKLKGTINLWQLFKAVKQSVLKDENLKADGEVDWDQQFANACLICTQLRLDEYLITNPPLLKPNDPILVVLDVFLKSRRDWALVMEADKVMGVVYVTDVYREMTRDMVQIFK is encoded by the coding sequence ATGATGCTCAGAAAGCGCGCCTGGGACATGATGCGCGACGAATTTCCGACCGTGCGGGACGACGCCAGCCTGGCCGAGACCATCCGCGTCATGCGCGAGGCCATGGTCGATGCCCCGGACTCTCAGGTGGTGGTGGTCAAGACCAAGGGCGGCAAGCTCAAGGGCACCATCAACCTGTGGCAGCTCTTCAAGGCGGTCAAGCAGTCGGTGCTCAAGGACGAGAACCTCAAGGCCGACGGCGAGGTCGACTGGGACCAGCAGTTCGCCAACGCCTGCCTGATCTGCACCCAGCTCAGGCTCGACGAGTACCTGATCACCAACCCGCCCCTGCTCAAGCCCAACGACCCCATCCTGGTGGTCCTGGACGTGTTCCTCAAGTCCCGCCGGGACTGGGCCCTGGTCATGGAAGCCGACAAGGTCATGGGCGTGGTCTACGTCACCGACGTATACCGCGAGATGACCCGCGACATGGTCCAGATCTTCAAGTAG
- a CDS encoding HD-GYP domain-containing protein: MRADQKHDIPDGLNEEYYQISSDILGSFNKYRPPLNIFTFKEDVARVIPYFKAGGRLSNEQVEELARMTNEGLVFVSREDHPVYVKHISYQLDLVLVDKNLKEKEIADIFTQALTRRLAEFFEQPVAAVFEKLWVDLMVLSEYLYADIRRARALVRRLHAEHTLENHSVNTGFLGVALWGKIKEKGFQDGVKRKTFDHVLAGLFLHDLGMAKVPGFLRTKDKPLTGEERTKINAHTKVGYEMLGKLGVRYADLDDCVTGHHERINGSGYPLKSVKQEFPARLTAVADSFCAMVTKRPYAAPMTFLEAANSLAQDARYDREITKALQMLLLLDLKMK, from the coding sequence ATGAGAGCCGACCAGAAGCACGACATCCCCGACGGACTGAACGAAGAGTACTACCAGATCAGCTCGGACATCCTGGGCAGCTTCAACAAGTACCGCCCGCCCTTGAACATCTTCACCTTCAAGGAGGACGTGGCGCGGGTCATCCCCTACTTCAAGGCCGGGGGCCGGCTGTCCAACGAACAGGTGGAGGAGCTGGCCCGGATGACCAACGAGGGGCTGGTCTTCGTCTCGCGCGAGGACCATCCGGTCTACGTCAAGCACATCAGCTACCAGCTGGATCTCGTGCTGGTGGACAAGAATCTCAAGGAAAAGGAGATCGCCGACATCTTCACCCAGGCCCTGACCCGCAGGCTGGCCGAGTTCTTCGAGCAGCCCGTGGCCGCGGTCTTCGAGAAGCTGTGGGTCGATCTCATGGTCTTGTCCGAGTACCTCTACGCGGACATCCGCCGCGCCCGCGCCCTGGTTCGGCGGCTGCACGCCGAGCACACCTTGGAAAACCACTCCGTGAACACCGGCTTCCTGGGCGTGGCCCTGTGGGGCAAGATCAAGGAGAAGGGGTTCCAGGACGGGGTCAAGCGCAAGACCTTCGACCACGTCCTGGCCGGGCTGTTCCTGCACGACCTGGGCATGGCCAAGGTGCCGGGTTTCCTGCGCACCAAGGACAAGCCCCTGACCGGCGAGGAGCGGACCAAGATCAACGCCCACACCAAGGTCGGGTACGAGATGCTCGGCAAGCTCGGCGTGCGCTACGCCGACCTGGACGACTGCGTCACCGGGCATCACGAGCGGATCAACGGGTCCGGCTATCCCCTCAAGTCCGTGAAGCAGGAGTTTCCGGCCCGGCTGACCGCGGTGGCCGACTCGTTCTGCGCCATGGTCACCAAGCGCCCCTACGCCGCGCCCATGACTTTCCTTGAGGCGGCCAACTCCCTGGCCCAGGACGCGCGCTACGACCGCGAGATCACCAAGGCGTTGCAGATGCTCCTGCTGCTGGACCTCAAGATGAAGTAG
- a CDS encoding division/cell wall cluster transcriptional repressor MraZ → MKFRGHAHRSLDDKGRLILPPEFRDAIHGELPDGIMVLTIFDKHVIGITPAQWAKLESELESIRTPSRALQNTIRLLNSGYTETPVGKQGRIAIPAHLRKSGKLDRDVVILGAGRRFEIWSAESFEALLDEDYDVSSELAENNVSLPF, encoded by the coding sequence ATGAAATTCAGAGGTCACGCACACAGAAGCCTGGACGACAAGGGTCGGCTCATCCTGCCGCCCGAGTTCCGGGACGCGATCCACGGCGAACTGCCGGACGGGATCATGGTGCTGACCATCTTCGACAAGCACGTCATCGGCATCACCCCGGCGCAATGGGCCAAACTCGAAAGCGAACTGGAGTCCATCCGGACGCCCAGCCGCGCGCTCCAGAACACCATCCGTCTGCTCAACTCCGGCTACACCGAGACTCCGGTGGGCAAGCAGGGGCGCATCGCCATTCCCGCGCACCTGCGGAAATCCGGCAAGTTGGACAGGGACGTGGTGATTCTCGGCGCGGGCAGACGGTTCGAGATCTGGTCCGCCGAGAGCTTCGAGGCATTGCTGGACGAGGATTACGACGTGTCCTCCGAGCTGGCGGAAAACAACGTCTCCCTGCCCTTCTAG
- a CDS encoding UDP-N-acetylmuramoyl-tripeptide--D-alanyl-D-alanine ligase, which produces MNLTLAEVARCLGALPDDGFEETVITEVKTDSRTVTGGDLFFCIAGENFDGHEFAAQAAKGGAAAVIASRMIDDVDCPVIMVRDTVAALGRLAACWRDTCGAMLVAVTGTAGKTTVKELLYNVVSQRFATAKNYRNFNNQIGLPLSMLKATAEQEVWIMELGISRRGDMEELAPVASPDLAVITNVGPGHLEGLGNEAGVASAKTSLLRFLRQGGTAVVSKDYPLLWNAALELVGSPVGFTGHDAPGTDFCARFLGADESGDGRFLLRTPEGEVELTAPFCGAHYAENLACVAAAAHHLGLTLDDVAAGVQSMAADPQRFCRKLGGGVMVIDDTYNANPLSMAGSIRTAREMAGDRPLVLVLGDMRELGEEAIPRHEELGKVIREAAPAMVFYKGDHFLDVERGFGGYMRRAGEPDEFLEAWRELCISKGVVLVKGSRSLKMELLANALCREVNAEAQGGPK; this is translated from the coding sequence GTGAACCTGACCCTGGCTGAAGTCGCACGCTGCCTCGGCGCGCTGCCCGACGACGGGTTCGAGGAAACCGTGATCACCGAGGTGAAGACGGACTCCCGCACCGTGACCGGGGGCGACCTCTTCTTCTGCATCGCCGGCGAGAATTTCGACGGTCACGAGTTCGCCGCCCAGGCCGCCAAGGGTGGCGCCGCCGCCGTCATCGCCTCGCGCATGATCGACGACGTGGACTGCCCCGTGATCATGGTCCGCGACACCGTGGCCGCCCTGGGCCGCCTGGCCGCCTGCTGGCGCGACACCTGCGGCGCGATGCTGGTGGCCGTGACCGGCACCGCGGGCAAGACCACGGTCAAGGAACTGCTCTACAACGTGGTTTCGCAGCGGTTCGCCACGGCCAAGAACTACCGGAATTTCAACAACCAGATCGGGCTGCCCCTGTCCATGCTCAAGGCGACCGCCGAGCAGGAGGTCTGGATCATGGAGCTGGGCATCTCCCGGCGCGGCGACATGGAAGAGCTGGCCCCGGTGGCCAGCCCGGACCTGGCGGTCATCACCAACGTCGGCCCCGGCCACCTGGAAGGGCTCGGCAACGAGGCGGGCGTGGCGAGCGCCAAGACCTCCCTGCTGCGCTTCCTGCGCCAGGGCGGCACCGCCGTGGTCTCCAAGGACTACCCCCTGCTGTGGAACGCGGCCCTGGAGCTGGTCGGCTCCCCGGTGGGCTTCACCGGACACGACGCCCCCGGCACGGACTTTTGCGCCCGGTTCCTGGGCGCGGACGAGAGCGGCGACGGCCGGTTCCTGCTGCGCACCCCGGAGGGCGAGGTCGAGCTGACCGCTCCCTTCTGCGGCGCGCACTACGCCGAAAACCTGGCCTGCGTGGCCGCCGCGGCCCACCACCTCGGGCTGACCCTCGACGACGTGGCCGCGGGCGTGCAGTCCATGGCCGCCGACCCGCAGCGGTTCTGCCGCAAGCTGGGCGGCGGGGTCATGGTCATCGACGACACCTACAACGCCAACCCGCTGTCCATGGCCGGGTCCATCCGCACGGCCCGCGAGATGGCCGGGGACCGCCCCCTGGTCCTGGTCCTGGGCGACATGCGCGAGCTGGGCGAAGAGGCGATCCCGCGCCACGAGGAGCTGGGGAAGGTCATCCGCGAGGCCGCGCCCGCCATGGTCTTCTACAAGGGCGACCACTTCCTCGACGTGGAGCGCGGCTTCGGCGGGTACATGCGCCGGGCCGGGGAGCCGGACGAATTTCTGGAGGCGTGGCGCGAGCTGTGCATTTCCAAGGGCGTGGTCCTGGTCAAGGGCTCCCGCTCGCTGAAGATGGAACTCCTGGCCAATGCGCTGTGCCGGGAAGTGAACGCGGAAGCCCAAGGAGGCCCGAAGTGA
- the pyk gene encoding pyruvate kinase: MDRHIKIIATLGPGTETYEAVKELVASGAKIFRLNFSHGGRDFFSKMVEIIRRLESETGLTLTVLQDLSGPKIRTCDVGLGAIEVSKGTEVLLGTSDKAEAATEPFICLDIPEMYHGVKVGDPVALSDGMIRFNVVAIEDEHLIRLQATNSGMCPPRKGITFPGTVTPLAPLTEKDKADLAIGLELGVDVVAMSFVQKPEDIRNLRTEMAKHGKQLPIVAKLERTAALACLEEILEEADGIMVARGDLGLELDLAELPVAQKRIIKACNKAGKPVIVATQMLLSMVNSPMATRAETTDVANAILDGADCVMLSEETAIGRYPGETVRFMRKIAYETESYLFESGQADLERGVAKEHPSTFLAYAAAMLAGKTNAKAIVCHSTSGATSRLLSSCRPKQSVYALSSNHTVRHFTNLSWGVIPAIPLDVLHDHQERAEVFVRQSPAFAEGDIVIITAGQPERGRSATQTNVVKLYEKQSKEEG, from the coding sequence ATGGACCGGCACATAAAGATCATCGCCACTCTGGGACCCGGCACCGAAACGTACGAGGCGGTCAAGGAGCTGGTCGCCTCGGGCGCCAAGATTTTCCGGCTCAACTTCTCCCACGGGGGACGCGACTTCTTTTCCAAGATGGTGGAGATTATCCGCAGGCTGGAGAGCGAGACCGGCCTGACCCTGACCGTGCTCCAGGACCTGTCCGGCCCCAAGATCCGGACCTGCGACGTGGGGTTGGGGGCCATCGAGGTCTCCAAGGGGACCGAGGTCCTGCTCGGCACCTCGGACAAGGCCGAGGCCGCCACCGAGCCGTTCATCTGCCTGGACATCCCGGAGATGTACCACGGCGTGAAGGTCGGCGATCCCGTGGCCCTGTCCGACGGCATGATCCGGTTCAACGTGGTGGCCATCGAGGACGAGCATCTTATCCGGCTGCAGGCCACCAACTCCGGCATGTGTCCCCCGCGCAAGGGCATCACCTTCCCCGGCACGGTCACCCCGCTGGCCCCGCTGACCGAAAAGGACAAGGCGGACCTGGCCATCGGCCTGGAGCTGGGCGTGGACGTGGTGGCCATGAGCTTCGTGCAGAAACCGGAGGACATCCGCAACCTGCGCACCGAGATGGCCAAGCACGGCAAGCAGCTGCCCATCGTGGCCAAGCTGGAGCGAACCGCGGCCCTGGCCTGCCTGGAGGAAATCCTGGAGGAGGCCGACGGCATCATGGTCGCGCGCGGCGACCTGGGGCTGGAGCTGGACCTGGCCGAGCTGCCCGTGGCCCAGAAGCGGATCATCAAGGCGTGCAACAAGGCGGGCAAGCCGGTCATCGTGGCCACCCAGATGCTGCTCTCCATGGTCAACTCGCCCATGGCCACCCGCGCCGAGACCACGGACGTGGCCAACGCCATCCTGGACGGCGCGGACTGCGTGATGCTCTCGGAGGAGACGGCCATCGGCCGCTATCCCGGCGAGACCGTCCGGTTCATGCGCAAGATCGCCTACGAGACCGAGTCGTACCTGTTCGAGTCCGGGCAGGCGGACCTGGAGCGGGGCGTGGCCAAGGAGCACCCGTCCACCTTCCTGGCCTACGCGGCGGCCATGCTCGCGGGCAAGACCAACGCCAAGGCCATCGTCTGCCACTCCACTTCGGGCGCGACCTCCAGGCTGCTTTCGTCGTGCAGGCCCAAGCAGTCGGTCTACGCCCTTTCGTCCAACCATACGGTTAGGCACTTCACAAATCTTTCCTGGGGGGTTATCCCTGCCATACCCCTGGACGTCCTGCACGACCACCAGGAGCGGGCCGAGGTGTTCGTCCGCCAGTCCCCGGCCTTTGCCGAGGGGGACATCGTGATCATCACCGCGGGCCAGCCCGAGCGGGGCCGTTCCGCCACCCAGACCAACGTGGTCAAGCTGTACGAGAAACAGAGCAAGGAAGAGGGCTAG
- a CDS encoding penicillin-binding transpeptidase domain-containing protein, which translates to MAKDNTRRTDHSGIKMGFVMALFAVALGALWVRAGWVQLHEGDTLALRASRQSLAAEWEYGARGRIFDRNGEMLATSVEAKSVFARPFEIENLDVACDVLSRDLKMPRTEVYKKLKSNRKFVWIKRQVTDREAGAVERAGLKGVRQTSEFSRIYPNGHLAGQVLGFVDIDGRGREGIEHVFDKLLSPGKAEFVVQRDATGHRLYLDAHGREVDINGKDVRLTIDTHIQHAAEQALATSIAKYDARAGIVLVVDVKSGDILAMANEPFFNPNTVRTSKPSHRRLRPVTDIYEPGSTMKPFLFAAALQEGTITPDTLIDCENGRWTVARKVIRDTHPERWLPAHKVLRYSSNIGSAKIGMELGAGVYHDYLSKLGFGEKTDIGIPGESTGIVRPASSWTSVDLAAISFGQGIGATAVQLARAYLCLANQGATRELNLIIDPQSRRRNASVQVFSPETAATVLAMMHEVVHEDGTGRSARIEGISMAGKTGTAQKASSSGGYGDQYLSSFVALVPSDDPELLVITMIDEPQKANYGSMVAAPVCRDVTVRTLAYHGQLSETLHANVTDTESVDRLAEEPLDQAVTVPVARAEDGKVPNIEGMPVRRALEALVKMGIVPVLKGEGMTVKRQQPAAGQPWPGNRTKEGADDVFVLWLS; encoded by the coding sequence ATGGCAAAGGACAATACAAGGCGCACGGATCACAGCGGGATCAAGATGGGGTTCGTCATGGCCCTCTTCGCGGTCGCGCTCGGTGCTCTGTGGGTGCGTGCGGGATGGGTGCAGCTCCACGAGGGCGACACCCTCGCCCTTCGCGCGTCCCGCCAAAGCCTCGCCGCCGAATGGGAATACGGCGCACGGGGCCGCATCTTCGACCGCAACGGCGAGATGCTGGCCACCTCCGTCGAGGCCAAGTCCGTCTTTGCCCGGCCCTTCGAGATCGAGAACCTCGACGTGGCCTGCGACGTCCTGTCCCGCGACCTCAAGATGCCCCGCACCGAGGTCTACAAGAAGCTCAAATCGAACCGCAAGTTCGTGTGGATCAAACGGCAGGTCACGGACCGCGAGGCGGGCGCCGTGGAGCGGGCCGGACTCAAGGGCGTGCGCCAGACAAGCGAATTTTCCCGCATCTATCCCAACGGCCACCTGGCCGGGCAGGTCCTCGGCTTCGTGGACATCGACGGCCGGGGCCGCGAGGGCATCGAGCACGTCTTCGACAAGCTGCTCTCGCCCGGCAAGGCCGAGTTCGTGGTCCAGCGCGACGCCACCGGCCACCGCCTCTATCTCGACGCCCACGGCCGCGAGGTGGACATCAACGGCAAGGACGTGCGGCTGACCATCGACACCCACATCCAGCACGCCGCCGAGCAGGCCCTGGCCACCTCCATCGCCAAGTACGACGCCCGCGCGGGCATCGTCCTGGTGGTGGACGTCAAGTCCGGCGACATCCTGGCCATGGCCAACGAGCCGTTCTTCAACCCGAACACCGTGCGCACCTCCAAGCCGTCCCATCGCAGGCTGCGGCCCGTGACCGACATCTACGAGCCCGGCTCGACCATGAAGCCGTTCCTGTTCGCCGCCGCCCTTCAGGAGGGGACCATCACCCCGGACACGCTCATCGACTGCGAGAACGGCCGCTGGACCGTGGCCCGCAAGGTGATCCGCGACACCCACCCGGAACGGTGGCTCCCGGCCCACAAGGTCCTGCGCTACTCCTCGAACATCGGCTCGGCCAAGATCGGCATGGAGCTGGGCGCGGGCGTGTACCACGACTATCTTTCCAAGCTCGGCTTCGGCGAAAAGACCGACATCGGCATCCCCGGCGAATCCACCGGCATCGTGCGCCCCGCTTCGTCCTGGACATCCGTGGACCTGGCGGCTATCAGCTTCGGCCAGGGCATCGGCGCCACGGCGGTACAGCTGGCCCGGGCGTATCTCTGCCTGGCCAACCAGGGCGCCACCCGCGAGCTCAATTTGATTATCGATCCCCAGTCCCGGCGCAGGAACGCCTCGGTTCAGGTGTTCAGCCCGGAGACCGCGGCCACGGTCCTGGCCATGATGCACGAGGTCGTCCACGAGGACGGCACCGGGCGCAGCGCGCGCATCGAGGGCATCAGCATGGCGGGCAAGACCGGCACGGCCCAGAAGGCCTCCTCCAGCGGCGGATACGGCGACCAGTACCTCTCCTCCTTCGTCGCCCTGGTTCCTTCCGACGACCCCGAACTCCTGGTCATCACCATGATCGACGAGCCGCAGAAGGCCAACTACGGGTCCATGGTCGCCGCCCCGGTCTGCCGGGACGTGACCGTCCGCACCCTGGCCTACCACGGCCAGCTGTCCGAGACCCTGCACGCCAACGTGACCGACACCGAATCCGTGGACCGGCTGGCCGAGGAGCCGCTGGACCAGGCCGTGACCGTGCCCGTGGCCCGCGCCGAGGACGGCAAGGTCCCGAACATCGAGGGCATGCCCGTGCGCAGGGCCCTCGAGGCTTTGGTCAAGATGGGAATCGTCCCGGTCCTCAAGGGAGAGGGGATGACGGTCAAGCGCCAGCAGCCCGCCGCCGGGCAGCCGTGGCCGGGAAACCGCACCAAGGAGGGAGCGGATGATGTTTTTGTTCTCTGGCTCTCATAG
- a CDS encoding UDP-N-acetylmuramoyl-L-alanyl-D-glutamate--2,6-diaminopimelate ligase, translating to MFLFSGSHSEKEKVTGVMEFETLLEKAKKGLVVRTDSRKIQDGECFVAMPGTAVRGIDYIPMALDNGARYVVAPESARDLVAPVVEKRAVAVYVPNPAIALGELARAHFHIMDRDLKLVGVTGTNGKTTTTYILEHLLASSGLKVGVLGTVNYRWPGFVMDAPLTTPDCWMIHELLFNMKKADVDVAIMEVSSHALDQYRVAGLDFDAAVFTNLTQDHLDYHKSMESYFKAKSKLFAEYPRPGKSAILNYNDPYGRRLLAECETGIGYGIGDTDLVEQETGPRPMVKGRILSMTGKGMEIETAWKGKSWVIQSPLVGAFNAMNLLAAQAVGLQLGLNCKDMRRLSTFPGVPGRLERVMNDRDLDIFVDYAHTPDALENVQHTLKGLDFKRLITVFGCGGDRDRTKRPLMAESVARYADVVVLTSDNPRTEDPAAIMDDARPGLKRAKRVIENPDREAAIAVAVTEMEPGDALLIAGKGHEDYQIIGTTKRHFSDKEAALKAIEEVYS from the coding sequence ATGTTTTTGTTCTCTGGCTCTCATAGCGAAAAGGAAAAGGTAACGGGCGTCATGGAATTCGAGACCCTGTTGGAAAAAGCGAAAAAAGGGCTGGTGGTCCGCACGGACTCCCGCAAGATCCAGGACGGCGAATGTTTCGTGGCCATGCCCGGCACCGCCGTGCGGGGCATCGACTACATCCCCATGGCCCTGGACAACGGGGCGCGCTACGTGGTGGCCCCGGAGTCCGCCCGCGACCTGGTGGCCCCGGTGGTCGAGAAGAGGGCCGTGGCCGTCTACGTCCCCAATCCGGCCATCGCCCTGGGCGAGCTGGCCCGCGCCCACTTCCACATCATGGACCGCGACCTCAAGCTGGTCGGCGTCACCGGGACCAACGGCAAGACGACCACCACCTATATCCTGGAGCACCTGCTCGCCTCCAGCGGGCTGAAGGTCGGCGTGCTCGGCACGGTCAACTACCGCTGGCCCGGTTTCGTCATGGACGCCCCCCTGACCACCCCGGACTGCTGGATGATCCACGAGCTGCTCTTCAACATGAAGAAGGCGGACGTGGACGTGGCCATCATGGAGGTCTCCTCCCACGCGCTCGACCAATACCGCGTGGCCGGGCTGGACTTCGACGCCGCCGTGTTCACCAACCTGACCCAGGACCACCTGGACTACCACAAGTCCATGGAATCGTATTTCAAGGCCAAATCCAAGCTGTTCGCCGAGTATCCCCGGCCCGGCAAGTCCGCCATCCTGAACTACAACGACCCCTACGGCCGCAGGCTGCTGGCCGAGTGCGAGACCGGCATCGGCTACGGCATCGGCGACACCGACCTGGTGGAGCAGGAGACCGGCCCCCGACCCATGGTCAAGGGGCGCATCCTGTCCATGACCGGCAAGGGCATGGAGATCGAGACCGCCTGGAAGGGCAAGAGCTGGGTCATCCAGTCCCCGCTGGTGGGCGCGTTCAACGCCATGAACCTGCTGGCCGCCCAGGCCGTGGGACTCCAGCTCGGGCTGAACTGCAAGGACATGCGCAGGCTGTCCACCTTCCCCGGCGTGCCGGGACGGCTGGAGCGGGTCATGAACGACCGCGACCTGGACATCTTCGTGGACTACGCCCACACCCCGGACGCCCTGGAGAACGTGCAGCACACCCTCAAGGGGCTGGACTTCAAGCGGCTGATCACCGTGTTCGGCTGCGGCGGCGACCGCGACCGGACCAAGCGCCCGCTCATGGCCGAGTCCGTTGCGCGCTACGCCGACGTGGTCGTCCTAACCTCCGACAACCCGCGCACCGAAGACCCCGCCGCCATCATGGACGACGCCCGGCCGGGCCTGAAACGCGCCAAGCGGGTCATCGAGAACCCGGACCGCGAGGCGGCCATCGCCGTTGCCGTGACCGAGATGGAGCCGGGCGACGCCCTGCTCATCGCGGGCAAGGGCCACGAGGACTACCAGATCATCGGCACCACCAAGCGCCACTTCTCGGACAAGGAAGCCGCGCTCAAGGCCATCGAGGAAGTGTATTCGTGA
- the rsmH gene encoding 16S rRNA (cytosine(1402)-N(4))-methyltransferase RsmH: MKPGEVSPASLHTTVLLHEVVEWLRPRPGGRYMDGTLGMGGHSLALMEAAGGEAELAGLDRDREALALATKRLEPFRDRVHLFHLPFSRFEEALDEIGWETVDGAVLDLGVSSMQLDEADRGFSFIHDGPLDMRMDPDAGPSAEELVNTLKHGELARIIRVYGEDPLAGKIASAILKARENEAITRTLQLAEIVRLAYPPKMRHAARNHPATRTFQGLRIAVNRETEELEQYLATIVGRLKPGARLAIISFHSLEDRAVKHAFRDAAKGCKCPPHQLHCTCGGVPEMKVLTKKPVVASEDERDVNPRARSAKLRVAEKLGPDGEN, encoded by the coding sequence ATGAAGCCGGGAGAGGTCAGCCCCGCATCGCTGCACACCACGGTTCTTTTGCATGAAGTGGTCGAGTGGCTCAGGCCCCGACCGGGCGGCCGTTACATGGACGGCACGCTCGGCATGGGCGGCCACAGCCTGGCGCTCATGGAGGCGGCGGGCGGCGAGGCCGAGCTCGCAGGGCTTGACCGGGACCGGGAGGCATTGGCGCTGGCGACGAAACGGCTCGAACCGTTCCGCGACCGGGTGCATCTCTTTCACCTCCCCTTCTCCCGGTTCGAGGAGGCCCTGGACGAGATCGGCTGGGAGACGGTGGACGGCGCGGTCCTGGACCTCGGCGTCTCATCCATGCAGCTGGACGAGGCTGATAGAGGATTCAGCTTCATCCACGACGGCCCGCTCGACATGCGTATGGACCCGGACGCCGGCCCCTCGGCCGAAGAACTGGTGAATACGCTGAAACACGGAGAGCTGGCGCGGATCATCCGGGTGTACGGGGAAGACCCCCTGGCCGGAAAAATCGCGTCGGCCATACTGAAGGCACGGGAGAACGAAGCGATTACGAGGACGCTTCAGCTGGCCGAGATCGTGCGCCTGGCGTACCCGCCCAAGATGCGGCACGCGGCGCGCAACCACCCGGCGACCCGGACCTTTCAGGGACTGCGCATAGCGGTCAACAGGGAAACTGAGGAACTTGAACAGTACCTTGCAACCATAGTCGGACGCCTGAAACCGGGCGCGAGGCTGGCCATCATTTCGTTTCACTCCCTGGAGGACAGGGCCGTGAAGCACGCATTTCGGGATGCCGCCAAAGGGTGCAAATGCCCCCCGCATCAACTCCACTGCACCTGCGGCGGCGTACCCGAGATGAAAGTGCTGACAAAGAAACCGGTGGTCGCCTCGGAGGACGAGCGGGATGTGAACCCCCGCGCCAGGAGCGCCAAGCTCCGGGTGGCGGAGAAGCTCGGCCCCGACGGAGAGAATTGA